The DNA sequence AGAAATTTTTTTTAAAATTTTTTCGATGACGAATTTTTAAAATATTCATCATAGCACAAATTCTATTTCAGAAAAAAATATTACAGACATTTTTCAAAAAAAATAATGATCAGAAAAATTCAATCGACCTGAGACAGAACGCCTGTTTTCAGATCATAATATAATCCATGGACTTCCAGGCATCCCTTCTTTTCCGCCTCGGTGACCAGAGGATATGTTCTGAGATGCTCAATCTGCAGGCGGACATTCTCGATCTCGATCTCTTTTTTACGTTCTGCCTTCTCCTCCGGTGTCGTAGGGACATCGGAAGTGCGGGCATCCACACGCATCTGTGCTTCGCGGGCATTGTTAATCCACATCGGAATGTAGGCATCGCCCTTCATATCCACATCCAGTGCTTTCAGTGCTCCGCAGTCAGAATGGCCGCAGATAACAATATCCTTCACTTTCAGGTGACGAACCGCATATTCAAGCACGGTTGCAAAATTCCAGTCATGGGTTGGCACGATGTTTCCAATGTTTCGATGGGTAAACAACTCTCCTGCACGGCAGTGGGTAATCCGCTCCGCATTGACAC is a window from the Methanorbis rubei genome containing:
- a CDS encoding carbonic anhydrase, translating into MIESFIEGNKIFLEKDFERKKDRYMTLVESQHPTVLWIGCSDSRVNAERITHCRAGELFTHRNIGNIVPTHDWNFATVLEYAVRHLKVKDIVICGHSDCGALKALDVDMKGDAYIPMWINNAREAQMRVDARTSDVPTTPEEKAERKKEIEIENVRLQIEHLRTYPLVTEAEKKGCLEVHGLYYDLKTGVLSQVD